The genomic region CCATGTGCACCAGCGCCGGCCGGTGTACTTCGGCACGGTGGTCTCGGCGTTCCTGGCCTGATCACACTCCGGCGAGCCGGTAGGCGGAGGTCACGATCTCCTGTAGTGCCAACGCCTCTCCGGCGGTGACCACCGCGCCGGGGCCGGATCCGGTGACGGTGTCGAAGAAGCCCGTCAACGCGGCCAGCTCGGGTCGTTGCCCGCTCGCCCGGACCGTGCCGCCGGCCAGCCGCAGCTCACCCCGCCGGAAGTCCAGCACGTGCGCGCCTGCCGGGGTGTGCGCGGTCAGCGTCATCGCCACCGTGCGCGCCGCCCGGTCCAGCCGCAGCACCGCGGGCACCCCGTCGAAGGTCAGCCGCAGCTCGGCCTGGTCCTCCACCGCCCCACCGGTCAGCGAGCACTCCTCGACCTCCGGCGGCCCGAACACGGTGACCAGCACGTCCAGGGCGTGCGTGCCCAGGTCCAGCAGCACGCCACCGCCGGCCAGCCGCCGGTCCCGGTGCCACGGCGTGCAGGCCCGCCACAGGCGGTCGCCGGGCGTGCTCATGGTGAACTCGATCCCGGTGACCACGCTGTCCCGCACCGCCGAGGTGAAGGCGGGCAGCAGCTCGTGGAAGCGGTAGGGCAGGTTGACCCCGAACAGCGGGTCCCCGTTGACCCGTGCGGCCAGCAGCCGGGCCTGGTCGATCCTGGCCGCCAGGGGTTTCTCGCACAGCACCGCCACCCCGGCGGCCAGCGCGGCCAGCGCCGGCGGCACGTGGTCCTCGTTGGGCGTGCACACGGTGAGCACGTCCGGCCGGGTGCGGCCCAGCAGCTCCTGGACCGAGTCGCCGACCCACACCCCGGAGTCCGCCGGGAACAGCCCCGCGGTGCGTCCGGGGTCCCGGTCGCAGGCGCCGACCAGCTCCAGGTCCGGCCGGGAGTCCAGGAACGGCAGGTGGTAGCGCTGGCAGACCCGGCCGCAGCCGATGACCGCGACCCGGATCATCGGCTGGTGGCCGGGGCGGGGGACTGGCAGGCCTGCTCGATCTGGACGGCGAAGTCGGGGAAGGCCGCGCCGAGGTGGCAGCGGTCGTACCCCTCGACCAGCCCGCGCAGCGCGGTCTCCAGCCGCGCAGCCAGGTCAGGGCCGCCCAGGTCGGCCAGCAGCAACCCGGTGTTGAGGAAGGCCACCAGCAACCGGTCCAGGCTCTGGTCCCAGCGGCGCAACCGGCTCAGCAGCGGCCGCACGTCCGGGCCCGCGCCGCCGCGCCGGGCCCGGACCGTGTCGGCGATGCGCTGGGCCAGGAAGGGGACCTCGTTCTCCTTGCGGTCGTTGATGTCCGAGCTGACCGCGCTCCACGCCGACCACAGGTCCTCCACCCGTTCGTCGGCCACCCGGTACTCCCGGCGCGCCTGCCGCAGCACCTCCCAGGCCACCCCGTCCACCCCGGGGATGTCCGGTTCGCCGTAGGTGGTGACCTTGTCGTAGATCTCGGTGCCGCGCAACGCGATCGCCCGGTTGATCAGGAAGAACGGGTTCTCGCACTCGTGCACCCTGGCTGCCACGATGAACTCCAGGTTCTGCCACAGCTCGTCCACCGTGGTGCCCGGTTCGATCATGATCCAGCCGGGTTCCAGCTCGATCCGCTCCTGCTTGAACATGCGGGCGGCGTCGAAGTTGTAGTCCACCGTGGTGCCCTTGCGGAAGCGCTTCATCATGCCCGGCGAGCCGGTCTCCATGCCCAGCAGCGCCAGCTCCATGCCCGCCCGGCGCAGGGTGCGCAGGGCCTCGCGGTCGATCAGCCCGGTGTCGACGCGGAACTCGCAGTGGAAGCTCACCTTCAGGTTGCGCCGCAACACTTCCTCGGCGAAACCCACCGCGTGCTGGTAGCCCTCGGCGAACGCGCCGCCGAAGTTGTCGTCGTTGAACCAGACGAACCGGGTGCCGAACTCCCGTTGCAGGAACTCGATCTCATCCACCGCGTCCACGATCGGCCGCACCCGCCACGGACCGCCCTCCACCCCGGGTTGCCTTGGCGCGTAGCAGAACGTGCACTTGGCGTGGCAGCCCCGGCTGGTGTAGGTGGAGGCGCGCGGGGTGGGGATGCCGGTGGCCCGGTGGTGCAGCAGCAGGTCCCGGGCCGGCCAGGGCTCCGCGGCCAGGTCGGGCAGCTTCGGCGGGCCGCTGGTGCTGACCCGGCCGTCGCGCCAGAAGTACAGACCGGGCACCTGCCGCCAGTCCCGCCCGGCGGCCAGGCAGTCCATCAAGCCTTCCGCGGTCAGCTCGCCCTCGCCGTAGGCCACGCAGTCGGCCTCCGGCACCCGTTCGGCGATGAGCTTGGCGTTGTAGGTGCAGAACGCCCCGCCGATGGCCACGAACACCGAGGGGTCGGCCGCGCGCACGCAGCGCAGCAGGCGGACCGCGTCGATGATGTGCAGGTCGTACATGATGCTGATGCCCACGAACACCGGGCGTTCCTGGCGCACCAGCGCGGTGATCGCCTCGTCGCTGGGGTTGCGGCCGTGCAGGTTCAGCGCGGTGACCGAGTAGCCGCGGTGGCGCAGGTGCCCGGCGATGCAGGCCACGCCCAGGTTTTCCCGCACCCGCTTGTAGAACAGCCGCATGGCCGGGTCCAGGCGCAGGTACTCCTCGTCGTTGATCAGCACGTTCTGGTTGTTCAGGCTGGCCGCGCCGGTGGAGATCTCCCGTGGGGTCAGCAGGACCACGTCGGACATGCTCGCTCCTTGGATGTCAGGGCCGGGTCAGCCGGTCAGCGCGCGCGTGCCGCAACGGCGTTCGGTGTCGGCGACGAACTCGGGGAAGGGCAGGCCGAGGTGACGCCGGTCGTAGACGGCCACCAGTTCCCGCAGCTGCGCGTCGGCCCGCTTGGCCAGCTCGTCCTGCCCGTCCTCGGCCAGCAGCAGCCCGGTGTTGAGGAAGGCCAGCATCAGCTGCGGCAGCTCCGCCACCCACCGGCGCAGCAGCCCGAGCAGCGGGCGCAGCCCCTCCTCGCCCTGCGCGCGGCGCTGCCTGGTGGCGTCCACGATGCGCTGGGCCAGGAACGGCAGGCGTTCCTTGCGGTCGCTGACCTCGGCGCTGACCTCGCTCCACACCGTCCACAGCTCCTCAAGGCGCGGGTCGGCCAGCCGGTACTCCCGGCGCGCCTGGCGCAGCACCTCCCTGGCCACCCCGGAGACGCCGGTCAGCTCCGGCGGCAGCGGGTCGGCCACCTTGTCGTACATCTCGGTGCCGCGCAAGGCGATCGCCCTGCTGAAGAAGGAGAACGGGTTCTCGCTGACCGCGATGTCGGCGGCGATGATGAACTCCAGGTTCTGCCACAGCTCGTCCACCGTGGTGCCCGGTTCGATCATGATCCAGCCGGGTTCCAGCTCGATCTTCTCCTGTTTGAACATGCGGGCGGCGTCGAAGTTGTAGTCCACCGTGGTGCCCTTGCGGAAGCGTTTCATCATGCCGGGCGCGCCGGTTTCCAGGCCCAGCAAGGCCGAGGTCATCCCGGCGCGGCGCAGGGTGCGCAGCGCCTCGCGGTCGATCAGGCCGGTGTCCACCCGGAACTCGCAGTGGAAGGAGATGCGGATGTCGCGGCGCAGCAGCTCCTCGGCGAAGCCGATGGCGTGGTGGTAGCCCTCGGTGAAGGCGCCGCCGAAGTTGTCGTCGTTGAACCACAGGAACCGGGTGCCGAACTCCCGTTGCAGGAACTCGATCTCATCCACCACGTCCTCCGGCGGCCGCACCCGCCAGGCGTTGCCGGAGACCCCGGGAGCCCTTGGCACGTAACAGAAGGTGCACTTGGCGTGGCAGCCCCGGCTGGTGTAGGTGGAGGCCACCGGGGTGCGGATGCCTGCCGCGCGGTGGCGGCGCAGCATGTCCCTGGCCGGCCAGGGCTCCTCGGTGAGCACCGGCAGCTTCGGCGGCCCGCTGGCCCGCACCCGGCCGTCGCGCCAGAAGTACACACCGGGCACCTGCTGCCAGTCCCGCCCGGCGGCCAGGCTGTCCATCAGTCCCGCCGCGGTCAGCTCGCCCTCGCCGAAGGCCACGCAGTCCGCCTCCGGGATCAGCTCGGCGATCAGCTGGGCGTTGTAGGTGCAGAAGGCGCCGCCGATGGCCACGAACACCGAGGGGTCGGCCGCGCGCACGCAGCGCAGCAGCCGCACGGCGTCCACGATGTGCAGGTCGTACATGATGCTGATGCCCACGAACACCGGGCGTTCCCGGCGGATGAGGTCGGTGATCATCTCATCGCTCGGGTTGCGCCCGTGCAGGTTCAGCGCGGTCACCGAGTAGCCGCGGTGGCGCAGGTGCCCGGCGATGCAGGCCACGCCCAGGTTCTCCCGGACCTTCTCGTAGAACAGCCGCATGGCCGGGTCCAGGCGCAGGTACTCCTCGTCGTTGATCAGCACGTTCTGGTTGTTGACACTGGAGAACCCGGTCAGGATCTCCCGTGGTGTCAGCAGGACCGCGTCCGCCATGCTCGCTCCCTTCCCGGTTCAGGCCACGCCATGGCTGTCCTCTGTGGACTCCGGTGGCGCGGTGAGGACCATGGCCGCGCTGCTGCCGCCGTAGCCGAAGTTGCTGACCAGCACCGAGCGCACCGGCCGCCGTTCGGACCGCTGGAGCACCCGCACCCGCTGCGCGGCCAGCGCGCGGTCCAGGCCAGGGGTGCCGGGCACGGTGCCCTCGCCGATCGCGCGCACCGCGGCGGCCAGCGCCGGGAACGCCGAGGCGTGCAGCAGGTGCCCGGCGGCGCCCTTGTGCGAGCTGAGCGGAACCCCTTGCCAGCCGAGCTGTTCCCCGACGGTCTCCAGCGCGAGCAGCTCCGCCGCGTCGCCCTGCCTGGTGCCGGGCGCGTGCCCGTGCACGTAGTCCACGGTGGCCAGTCCGGCCATGGCGAGCGCGGACCGGACGCACTGGGCGCCGACCTCGCTGTGCAGCCGCCGCCGTCCCGCGCCGCCGACCCGGCAGGCGATTCCGGCCAGCACCGCGACCGGGGTGTGCCCGCGGGCCGCGGCGTGCTCGGCGGTCTCCAGCACCGCGACCCCCGCGCCCTCGCCGATGGTGAGCCCGGCGCGGTCCAGGTCGTAGGGCCGGGCGGGCCTGCTGCTGGAGGTGCGCACGGCCTCCATGGCGGCGCAGTCGTAGCGGTTGAGCGAGGACACCCCGGTGACCACGGCGACGTCGGCGAGCCCGCAGCGCAGCCACTCCCTGGCCATGGCCAGGCTGAAGGTCCCCGAGGCGCAGGCGTGCGCGAGCACCGCCGCGGTCCCGCTCGGCCCGACCACCCCGTCCCCGCGCCACCCGGGTTCCAGCGCGATCTCCCGCACGTGCTCGGGCGTGCCGGCCCCGGCCAGGTCCGGCACCACGCCCACGGTGGTCAGCAGCGCCCGCTCGGGCAGCAGGGACAGCCCGGCTCCGGCCAGGGCCTCGCGCAGCGCCAGGTCGAGCAGCACCCGCCGCCGCGGCACCCCGGGTGGGGCGGTCACGGTGGTCTGCCCGACCACCTTGCTGCGCAACCGAATCGGGTCGAACCGGGTCAGCGGCACCAGCGCGCGCTCTCCGGTGACCAGCCCGCGCCAGAACCGCGCCACGCCGTTGCCGTACCCGGTGACCAGCCCGAGTCCGGAGATCACCACGGCGGACCCGGTGGCGCGCGCGGTATCTGCGGTGACCGGTCCCCGCAGCAGGCGGAGCAGCACGCTGCCGGGTGCGGTGTCCTCGGCGGGCGGCTCGGGCACCGGGCGGCCGCCGGGACTGACCAGGGTGGCCACCACGAGGTAGGCCCCGTGCCGGGCGTCGTGGGTGATCTCGCAGACCGCCATGGCCCGGTGCCAGCCGGTGGACACCGCGGCCCTGGCCCAGCGCAGTGCCTGGCAGGTGGCGGTGCGCTGGTTGATCAGCACGTAGGTCGGCCCGTCCCAGGTACTCGTCTCGGCGAACTCCTGGACCAGGTGCGCGGGTTCCGGCGAGATCGCCTCCAGCGGCCGCAGCTTGCGGCCCTCGTGCTCGGCCTCCTCGCAGCGGTTGACGAAGGCCGCGGTGGCCCGCGCGCCGTAGTCCGGGGCCGCCAGCACCACCGGCAGCCCGGCCAGCAGCGCCGGGGGGAGGGGATCCAGCAGCGCGCCGAGCACGGCCGAGACCACGCCCGGCACGGTGCCGGCGGTGACCCCGCCCGGGGTGCCCAGCAGCGCCGGGTTGGTGGAGCCCTGGACGAGGGGGCCGAACCCCGCCGCGCTCACCGGACCGGGGGCGCGGCGGAGGGCTCACCGGTCTTCTGCGCGAGGATGTACTCGGCCAGGCCGTCGATGTTGAACAGGGTCTCCTCGGTGAGCTCCTCGTCCTCGAAGACCACGTCGAAGCGTTCCTCCAGCACCAGCAGGTACTCCAGGGCGTCCAGCGAGCTGAACCCGTAGCGCTCCACCAGGCTCACCTCGGCCAGCTCCTGATCGGTCACCGGGGGCAGCGGGGTGCGCGTCATCTGCGCGGCCAGCTCGTGCAGCTCCCTGATGAGTTCGGCCTGATCCATTCGTGTCCTCCTCGATGCGGTGGCTGGTCACCCCGTGACCGCGTGGAACCGTTGCGCCAGCTGCCCTTCGGTCAACCCCCGGTAGGCGTCCATCCGGTAGAAGTGCTGGGGGTCGGCGCCGAAGCCGGTGGGGTAGTAGAAGTCGGTGGTGCACGGCTCGGGCTCGCCGCGCTCACCCCTGCGCAGCGCGGCCACCAGCGCGGGCACGTCCCAGCCGAAGGACTGCCCGGCCCGCAGGAACCAGTCCCGGCCGTACCGGCGCACCACCGGCAGGTCCTCGGCCGGGTCGCCCTCGGGCCCGCAGCGGATCGGCTGGCACAGCAGGTCGAACCGGAACACTTCCTCCACTGTGGACAGTGCATGGGCCGGCAGCAGCGGGCGCACCGCCGCCTGCCACCAAGCGCGCAGCACCTCCTGGGTCAGCAGCGGCCACACTGCCGCGTCCACCAGGTCACCTCGGGCGCCGGCCGCGGCCTCGCGCAGCCGGGCCACCTCCTGGTCCTGCGCGGTCTGCACCCAGTCGGCGAAGCCCAGCACCACCTGGGACTGCGGGATGCCGGCCAGCTCGCGCAGCGCGGTCCACACGCCGTGCAGCAGCCTGCCCCTGGCCAGCACCCGGTTCCAGCACAGGAACCGGCCCATCCGCTCGTTGTCGGCCATGGTCATGGTGTCGTGGGCCAGCACGTACTCGAAGTCGTCCTGCTCGCCGCGCACGGTCACCAGCCCGTACTGCTCCCGCTTGTCGTGGTAGCCGGTGTTGGGCAGCACCATCAGCTGGTGCACCGCGACGAACGGGGTGTGCCGCGCGGCCCGGTCGTACCCCGCCAGGAAGGTCTGCACGGTCTCGCCGGGCGCGCCCCAGATCAGCTCCAGGTAGACGTTCATCTCCCGTTCGGTGAGCCAGCCGACCAGGTCCTCCCACTCGTTGAGCCGCATGTTGCGCCGCCGCATCCGGG from Crossiella sp. CA-258035 harbors:
- a CDS encoding Gfo/Idh/MocA family oxidoreductase; translated protein: MIRVAVIGCGRVCQRYHLPFLDSRPDLELVGACDRDPGRTAGLFPADSGVWVGDSVQELLGRTRPDVLTVCTPNEDHVPPALAALAAGVAVLCEKPLAARIDQARLLAARVNGDPLFGVNLPYRFHELLPAFTSAVRDSVVTGIEFTMSTPGDRLWRACTPWHRDRRLAGGGVLLDLGTHALDVLVTVFGPPEVEECSLTGGAVEDQAELRLTFDGVPAVLRLDRAARTVAMTLTAHTPAGAHVLDFRRGELRLAGGTVRASGQRPELAALTGFFDTVTGSGPGAVVTAGEALALQEIVTSAYRLAGV
- a CDS encoding radical SAM protein: MSDVVLLTPREISTGAASLNNQNVLINDEEYLRLDPAMRLFYKRVRENLGVACIAGHLRHRGYSVTALNLHGRNPSDEAITALVRQERPVFVGISIMYDLHIIDAVRLLRCVRAADPSVFVAIGGAFCTYNAKLIAERVPEADCVAYGEGELTAEGLMDCLAAGRDWRQVPGLYFWRDGRVSTSGPPKLPDLAAEPWPARDLLLHHRATGIPTPRASTYTSRGCHAKCTFCYAPRQPGVEGGPWRVRPIVDAVDEIEFLQREFGTRFVWFNDDNFGGAFAEGYQHAVGFAEEVLRRNLKVSFHCEFRVDTGLIDREALRTLRRAGMELALLGMETGSPGMMKRFRKGTTVDYNFDAARMFKQERIELEPGWIMIEPGTTVDELWQNLEFIVAARVHECENPFFLINRAIALRGTEIYDKVTTYGEPDIPGVDGVAWEVLRQARREYRVADERVEDLWSAWSAVSSDINDRKENEVPFLAQRIADTVRARRGGAGPDVRPLLSRLRRWDQSLDRLLVAFLNTGLLLADLGGPDLAARLETALRGLVEGYDRCHLGAAFPDFAVQIEQACQSPAPATSR
- a CDS encoding radical SAM protein, with the translated sequence MADAVLLTPREILTGFSSVNNQNVLINDEEYLRLDPAMRLFYEKVRENLGVACIAGHLRHRGYSVTALNLHGRNPSDEMITDLIRRERPVFVGISIMYDLHIVDAVRLLRCVRAADPSVFVAIGGAFCTYNAQLIAELIPEADCVAFGEGELTAAGLMDSLAAGRDWQQVPGVYFWRDGRVRASGPPKLPVLTEEPWPARDMLRRHRAAGIRTPVASTYTSRGCHAKCTFCYVPRAPGVSGNAWRVRPPEDVVDEIEFLQREFGTRFLWFNDDNFGGAFTEGYHHAIGFAEELLRRDIRISFHCEFRVDTGLIDREALRTLRRAGMTSALLGLETGAPGMMKRFRKGTTVDYNFDAARMFKQEKIELEPGWIMIEPGTTVDELWQNLEFIIAADIAVSENPFSFFSRAIALRGTEMYDKVADPLPPELTGVSGVAREVLRQARREYRLADPRLEELWTVWSEVSAEVSDRKERLPFLAQRIVDATRQRRAQGEEGLRPLLGLLRRWVAELPQLMLAFLNTGLLLAEDGQDELAKRADAQLRELVAVYDRRHLGLPFPEFVADTERRCGTRALTG
- a CDS encoding beta-ketoacyl synthase N-terminal-like domain-containing protein, which translates into the protein MSAAGFGPLVQGSTNPALLGTPGGVTAGTVPGVVSAVLGALLDPLPPALLAGLPVVLAAPDYGARATAAFVNRCEEAEHEGRKLRPLEAISPEPAHLVQEFAETSTWDGPTYVLINQRTATCQALRWARAAVSTGWHRAMAVCEITHDARHGAYLVVATLVSPGGRPVPEPPAEDTAPGSVLLRLLRGPVTADTARATGSAVVISGLGLVTGYGNGVARFWRGLVTGERALVPLTRFDPIRLRSKVVGQTTVTAPPGVPRRRVLLDLALREALAGAGLSLLPERALLTTVGVVPDLAGAGTPEHVREIALEPGWRGDGVVGPSGTAAVLAHACASGTFSLAMAREWLRCGLADVAVVTGVSSLNRYDCAAMEAVRTSSSRPARPYDLDRAGLTIGEGAGVAVLETAEHAAARGHTPVAVLAGIACRVGGAGRRRLHSEVGAQCVRSALAMAGLATVDYVHGHAPGTRQGDAAELLALETVGEQLGWQGVPLSSHKGAAGHLLHASAFPALAAAVRAIGEGTVPGTPGLDRALAAQRVRVLQRSERRPVRSVLVSNFGYGGSSAAMVLTAPPESTEDSHGVA
- a CDS encoding phosphopantetheine-binding protein, with product MDQAELIRELHELAAQMTRTPLPPVTDQELAEVSLVERYGFSSLDALEYLLVLEERFDVVFEDEELTEETLFNIDGLAEYILAQKTGEPSAAPPVR